Proteins from a genomic interval of Geodermatophilus obscurus DSM 43160:
- the proB gene encoding glutamate 5-kinase, translating into MSLRAEIAGARRVVVKVGSSSLTSLPGGLDEQRLAALVDVLGAVHGQGREVVLVSSGAIAAGLAPLGVSGRPRDLATAQAAASVGQLRLVQTYADAFGRHDVTVGQVLLTADDLTRRSHYRNAQRTLERLLTLGVLPIVNENDTVATEEIRFGDNDRLAALVAHVARADALLLLSDVDGVYDGDPRQGPAQLIDTVRDPADLGQVTLGTARRNGVGTGGMATKVEAALIAAHAGVPVVVTSTAQAAAALAGEQVGTRFAVMGPRPRARQFWLRFATRPRGRLHLDEGAVRALRERGASLLPAGITDVAGEFLADDPVELVGPDGVVVARGLVAYDARELPPLLGRKTSELDPEYQREIVHRDEMVLVRRPSLG; encoded by the coding sequence GTGAGTCTGCGCGCGGAGATCGCCGGTGCGCGCCGGGTCGTGGTCAAGGTCGGCTCGTCGTCGCTGACCAGCCTGCCCGGTGGGCTGGACGAGCAGCGGCTGGCTGCCCTGGTCGACGTCCTCGGCGCGGTGCACGGGCAGGGCCGCGAGGTCGTGCTCGTCTCCTCCGGGGCGATCGCCGCCGGGCTGGCCCCGCTCGGGGTCAGCGGCCGGCCGCGGGACCTCGCCACCGCCCAGGCCGCGGCCAGCGTCGGCCAGCTGCGGCTGGTGCAGACCTACGCCGACGCCTTCGGCCGGCACGACGTCACCGTCGGCCAGGTGCTGCTGACCGCCGACGACCTCACCCGGCGCAGCCACTACCGCAACGCCCAGCGCACCCTCGAGCGGCTGCTGACCCTCGGCGTGCTGCCGATCGTCAACGAGAACGACACGGTGGCCACCGAGGAGATCCGGTTCGGCGACAACGACCGCCTGGCCGCGCTGGTGGCGCACGTCGCCCGGGCCGACGCGCTGCTGCTGCTCAGCGACGTGGACGGCGTCTACGACGGCGACCCGCGGCAGGGCCCGGCGCAGCTGATCGACACCGTGCGCGACCCCGCGGACCTCGGTCAGGTCACCCTCGGCACCGCCCGCCGCAACGGCGTGGGCACCGGGGGGATGGCCACCAAGGTCGAGGCCGCGCTGATCGCCGCGCACGCCGGCGTCCCCGTCGTCGTGACCTCGACCGCGCAGGCCGCCGCCGCACTGGCCGGGGAGCAGGTGGGCACCCGCTTCGCCGTCATGGGTCCCCGGCCCCGCGCCCGCCAGTTCTGGTTGCGCTTCGCCACCCGGCCGCGCGGCCGGCTGCACCTCGACGAGGGTGCGGTCCGGGCGCTGCGCGAGCGCGGCGCCTCGCTGCTGCCGGCCGGCATCACCGACGTGGCGGGGGAGTTCCTCGCCGACGACCCGGTGGAGCTGGTCGGCCCCGACGGCGTCGTGGTGGCCCGCGGCCTGGTCGCCTACGACGCCCGGGAGCTGCCGCCGCTGCTGGGCCGCAAGACCAGCGAGCTGGACCCCGAGTACCAGCGCGAGATCGTGCACCGCGACGAGATGGTGCTGGTCCGGCGTCCGTCCCTGGGTTGA
- the def gene encoding peptide deformylase yields MTIRPIRELGDPVLRTPADEVRSFDKELAALVRDLEDTVADPGRAGVAAPQIGVGLRAFSYNVDGRIGHVVNPRIVELSEETQDGDEGCLSIPGLWAPTVRAMHAVVEGFDVHGEPVRLEGTGLMARALQHEVDHLDGKVFLDRLTGDARKAALRALRDRG; encoded by the coding sequence GTGACGATCCGTCCCATCCGCGAGCTCGGTGACCCGGTCCTCCGCACGCCCGCCGACGAGGTGCGCAGCTTCGACAAGGAGCTCGCCGCACTCGTCCGCGACCTGGAGGACACCGTGGCCGACCCCGGCCGGGCCGGCGTGGCCGCGCCGCAGATCGGCGTCGGGCTGCGCGCGTTCTCCTACAACGTCGACGGGCGCATCGGGCACGTGGTCAACCCGCGGATCGTCGAGCTGTCCGAGGAGACCCAGGACGGCGACGAGGGCTGCCTGTCCATCCCCGGCCTGTGGGCGCCCACCGTGCGGGCGATGCACGCGGTCGTCGAGGGCTTCGACGTGCACGGCGAGCCGGTGCGGCTCGAGGGCACCGGTCTCATGGCCCGCGCGCTGCAGCACGAGGTCGACCACCTCGACGGCAAGGTGTTCCTCGACCGGCTCACCGGGGACGCCCGCAAGGCCGCGCTCCGAGCGCTGCGCGACCGCGGCTGA
- a CDS encoding isocitrate lyase/PEP mutase family protein, with translation MTDLATRARTLLDLHTAPEILVLANVWDVVSAQVVAGTEGVRALATASHGIAATLGYEDGENIPLDLHLDMVSRIVAAVDLPVSMDMEAGYGDAGETARRAIAAGVVGGNLEDQMKPLDEAVAAVEAVLRAGRDARIDFVLNARTDTFVRAAGDADRGELVAEAIRRGRAYLEAGAPVVFVPRLVDREEIAAVVEGLGRNKLTLISVPGASLPAREMQELGVARVSTGPFTQRVALTALQDATIEMVRGGTLPAGTRALN, from the coding sequence GTGACCGACCTCGCCACCCGCGCCCGCACCCTCCTCGACCTGCACACCGCTCCGGAGATCCTGGTCCTCGCCAACGTGTGGGACGTCGTCTCCGCGCAGGTGGTCGCCGGCACCGAGGGCGTGCGCGCGCTGGCCACCGCCAGCCACGGCATCGCCGCGACCCTCGGCTACGAGGACGGCGAGAACATCCCGCTCGACCTGCACCTGGACATGGTGTCCCGCATCGTCGCGGCAGTGGACCTGCCGGTGAGCATGGACATGGAGGCCGGCTACGGGGACGCGGGGGAGACCGCGCGCCGGGCGATCGCCGCAGGCGTCGTCGGCGGCAACCTCGAGGACCAGATGAAGCCCCTCGACGAGGCCGTGGCCGCCGTCGAGGCGGTGCTGCGCGCCGGCCGCGACGCCAGGATCGACTTCGTGCTCAACGCCCGCACCGACACCTTCGTCCGCGCCGCCGGGGACGCCGACCGCGGGGAGCTCGTCGCCGAGGCGATCCGCCGCGGCCGGGCCTACCTGGAGGCCGGCGCGCCGGTCGTGTTCGTCCCGCGCCTGGTCGACCGCGAGGAGATCGCCGCGGTCGTCGAGGGCCTCGGCCGCAACAAGCTGACGCTGATCAGCGTGCCCGGCGCCTCGCTGCCCGCCCGCGAGATGCAGGAGCTCGGCGTCGCCCGCGTGTCCACCGGCCCGTTCACCCAGCGGGTCGCGCTCACCGCGCTGCAGGACGCGACGATCGAGATGGTGCGCGGCGGCACGCTGCCGGCAGGCACCCGCGCGCTCAACTGA